A window from Drosophila nasuta strain 15112-1781.00 chromosome 3, ASM2355853v1, whole genome shotgun sequence encodes these proteins:
- the LOC132792823 gene encoding retinol dehydrogenase 14-like isoform X1 translates to MRTEFIRQYMQGGKFEKQTDETGKVVIVTGSNTGIGKETVLELARRGATVYMACRDKSRAEQARLEVIRETNNQNILFRELDLASLDSVRKFVDEFKKEQSKLDILINNAGIAHCPRMLTKEGFEMQLGVNHMGHFLLTNLLLDLLKKSSPSRIVNVSSLIHSYGTINFDDLNSEKSYKPDTAYSQSKLANILFTRELAKRLEGTNVTVNALHPGVVETELMRHVAIFNNPIIGFLVSPLVWLIFKTAKQGAQTTLYAALDPDLNGVTGLYFSDCKPKEVSAAAKDANSANRLWEESEKWTKAK, encoded by the exons atgcgTACTGAATTTATTAGGCAGTACATGCAAGGTGGAAAGTTCGAGAAACAAACTGATGAAACCGGCAAGGTTGTGATTGTAACCGGTTCGAACACCGGCATTGGCAAGGAAACGGTCCTGGAATTGGCACGCCGGGGAGCCACTGTCTATATGGCATGTCGGGATAAGTCGAGAGCGGAACAGGCTAGATTGGAGGTTATTAGGGAAACCAACAACCAGAACATTTTATTCCGCGAACTTGACTTGGCTTCTTTGGATTCCGTTCGCAAGTTTGTCGATGA GTTCAAGAAGGAACAAAGCAAACTGGATATTCTCATTAACAATGCAGGAATAGCGCATTGTCCCCGCATGTTGACAAAGGAGGGTTTCGAAATGCAACTGGGAGTCAACCATATGGGTCACTTTTTGCTAACCAATTTGCTGCTCGATCTACTAAAG AAATCTTCACCTAGCCGCATTGTGAACGTTTCTAGCTTGATACACTCTTACGGAACCATCAACTTTGATGATTTGAATAGTGAGAAGTCCTACAAGCCAGACACTGCCTACAGCCAGAGCAAATTGGCCAACATACTCTTTACTCGGGAGTTGGCCAAACGCTTGGAGGGAACTAATGTGACTGTTAATGCTCTGCATCCTGGTGTTGTTGAAACAGAACTGATGAGGCATGTGGCAATATTCAATAACCCCATTATTGG CTTCTTGGTGAGCCCATTAGTCTGGCTGATCTTCAAGACTGCCAAGCAAGGCGCACAAACCACGTTGTATGCTGCTTTGGATCCTGATTTGAATGGTGTAACTGGATTGTACTTCAGCGACTGCAAGCCTAAGGAAGTATCTGCTGCTGCGAAGGATGCGAACTCCGCCAATCGGTTGTGGGAGGAGAGCGAGAAGTG
- the LOC132792823 gene encoding retinol dehydrogenase 14-like isoform X2 has protein sequence MCCLTDCLCSCFVWPALIGVAAYLIRKYMQGGKFEKQTDETGKVVIVTGSNTGIGKETVLELARRGATVYMACRDKSRAEQARLEVIRETNNQNILFRELDLASLDSVRKFVDEFKKEQSKLDILINNAGIAHCPRMLTKEGFEMQLGVNHMGHFLLTNLLLDLLKKSSPSRIVNVSSLIHSYGTINFDDLNSEKSYKPDTAYSQSKLANILFTRELAKRLEGTNVTVNALHPGVVETELMRHVAIFNNPIIGFLVSPLVWLIFKTAKQGAQTTLYAALDPDLNGVTGLYFSDCKPKEVSAAAKDANSANRLWEESEKWTKAK, from the exons ATGTGCTGTTTAACAGATTGTCTGTGTTCGTGTTTTGTTTGGCCAGCTTTGATAGGAGTAGCTGCCTATTTGATCAGGAAA TACATGCAAGGTGGAAAGTTCGAGAAACAAACTGATGAAACCGGCAAGGTTGTGATTGTAACCGGTTCGAACACCGGCATTGGCAAGGAAACGGTCCTGGAATTGGCACGCCGGGGAGCCACTGTCTATATGGCATGTCGGGATAAGTCGAGAGCGGAACAGGCTAGATTGGAGGTTATTAGGGAAACCAACAACCAGAACATTTTATTCCGCGAACTTGACTTGGCTTCTTTGGATTCCGTTCGCAAGTTTGTCGATGA GTTCAAGAAGGAACAAAGCAAACTGGATATTCTCATTAACAATGCAGGAATAGCGCATTGTCCCCGCATGTTGACAAAGGAGGGTTTCGAAATGCAACTGGGAGTCAACCATATGGGTCACTTTTTGCTAACCAATTTGCTGCTCGATCTACTAAAG AAATCTTCACCTAGCCGCATTGTGAACGTTTCTAGCTTGATACACTCTTACGGAACCATCAACTTTGATGATTTGAATAGTGAGAAGTCCTACAAGCCAGACACTGCCTACAGCCAGAGCAAATTGGCCAACATACTCTTTACTCGGGAGTTGGCCAAACGCTTGGAGGGAACTAATGTGACTGTTAATGCTCTGCATCCTGGTGTTGTTGAAACAGAACTGATGAGGCATGTGGCAATATTCAATAACCCCATTATTGG CTTCTTGGTGAGCCCATTAGTCTGGCTGATCTTCAAGACTGCCAAGCAAGGCGCACAAACCACGTTGTATGCTGCTTTGGATCCTGATTTGAATGGTGTAACTGGATTGTACTTCAGCGACTGCAAGCCTAAGGAAGTATCTGCTGCTGCGAAGGATGCGAACTCCGCCAATCGGTTGTGGGAGGAGAGCGAGAAGTG